From a region of the Euzebyales bacterium genome:
- a CDS encoding gamma-glutamyltransferase family protein: protein MVVLVVAALLASMVAAAPPVDATVVDDPQPGRAVAPCDQRSDADRSTSVRTRSAMVAAAHPLASQAGCKVLLRGGSAVDAAIATQMVLAVVEPQSSGLGGGTIITYLDAGRDDVQFFDGLARAPQQVTDGLRTPTVEEQERFGIDSFQSEVASTGRAVGVPGTLRVLDLVHDRHGQLAWDDLFGTAITLAADGFPMPPYLHDVMSASTRGLPRCAYPDLGSRYCDDGAPIPIGATVTNGELADVLRTVRDGGADAFYDADGTIAPAIVERIARTPYKLETDASGPAVIPSLMTVEDIASYEAVEREPLCQAVLRRTVCSSAPPAFGGLTVLYELELLERGQVWDTDPATLARVHLAIEASRLAQFDRREYVGDPDFQPVPVDALLSDAYLDERFALFSPDSAIHPITPGSPEEVDTTSHVSIVDSDGNALSMTTTINSSFGAQLEANGIALNNVQENFTRLDSISPGKPANIMEPNKRPRTSMAPTLVFDRRDRLQLVVGAAGGSAIPDYVTQTILGTEVDHADPQSAINRGHWSGQTITSNCAGIIGARSELEAGTEVAGLLDGLQGLGHPCARTTGLRSGLTAIELRGRDLLLGAADPRRDGAAVGY from the coding sequence GTGGTCGTGCTCGTGGTTGCGGCGCTGCTCGCGAGCATGGTGGCTGCCGCACCACCGGTCGATGCGACCGTCGTCGACGACCCGCAGCCGGGTCGTGCCGTTGCACCGTGTGATCAGCGCTCGGACGCCGACCGGTCGACGTCGGTCCGCACGCGCAGCGCGATGGTCGCCGCCGCACACCCGCTGGCGTCGCAGGCCGGCTGCAAGGTGCTCCTGCGCGGCGGGTCGGCGGTCGACGCCGCGATCGCGACCCAGATGGTGCTCGCGGTCGTGGAGCCCCAGTCGTCCGGCCTCGGTGGCGGGACGATCATCACCTATCTCGACGCCGGCAGAGACGACGTGCAGTTCTTCGACGGGCTGGCCCGCGCCCCGCAACAGGTGACCGACGGACTGCGGACCCCGACCGTCGAGGAGCAGGAGCGGTTCGGGATCGACAGCTTCCAGAGTGAGGTCGCGTCCACGGGCCGGGCGGTCGGCGTGCCCGGGACGCTGCGGGTGCTCGACCTGGTGCACGACCGCCACGGGCAGTTGGCGTGGGACGACCTGTTCGGCACGGCGATCACGCTGGCCGCCGACGGCTTCCCCATGCCGCCGTACCTGCACGACGTGATGAGCGCGTCGACGCGGGGACTGCCCCGCTGCGCCTACCCCGATCTCGGCTCCCGGTACTGCGACGACGGCGCGCCGATCCCGATCGGCGCCACGGTCACGAACGGCGAACTCGCCGACGTGCTCCGGACGGTCCGTGACGGTGGTGCCGATGCCTTCTATGATGCGGACGGAACGATCGCGCCCGCGATCGTCGAGCGGATCGCTCGCACGCCGTACAAACTCGAGACCGACGCGTCGGGACCCGCGGTCATCCCCAGCCTGATGACCGTCGAGGACATCGCCTCCTACGAGGCGGTCGAACGCGAGCCGCTGTGCCAGGCCGTGCTCCGCCGGACCGTGTGCAGCTCCGCGCCGCCGGCGTTCGGCGGCCTGACCGTGCTCTACGAGCTCGAACTGCTCGAGCGCGGGCAGGTGTGGGACACGGACCCGGCGACGCTCGCGCGGGTGCACCTGGCGATCGAAGCCAGCCGGCTCGCGCAGTTCGACCGTCGCGAGTACGTCGGCGACCCCGACTTCCAGCCGGTGCCCGTCGATGCGCTGCTGTCCGACGCCTACCTCGACGAGCGTTTCGCGCTGTTCTCTCCGGACAGTGCGATCCACCCGATCACGCCCGGATCGCCTGAGGAGGTCGACACGACCAGTCACGTCAGCATCGTCGACAGTGATGGCAACGCGCTGTCGATGACGACGACGATCAATTCGTCGTTCGGCGCTCAGCTGGAGGCGAACGGCATCGCACTCAACAACGTGCAGGAGAACTTCACGCGCCTCGACTCGATCTCACCGGGCAAGCCCGCCAACATCATGGAGCCGAACAAGCGACCACGGACGTCGATGGCACCGACCCTGGTGTTCGACCGCCGCGACCGCCTGCAGCTCGTGGTGGGCGCCGCCGGCGGCAGCGCGATCCCCGACTACGTGACCCAGACGATCCTGGGGACGGAGGTCGATCACGCCGACCCGCAGTCGGCGATCAACCGCGGTCACTGGAGCGGCCAGACGATCACCAGCAACTGCGCCGGCATCATCGGTGCGCGCTCGGAGCTCGAGGCGGGCACCGAGGTCGCCGGCCTGCTCGACGGTCTGCAGGGACTCGGGCACCCGTGCGCGCGGACGACCGGTCTCCGCAGCGGTCTGACCGCCATCGAGCTGCGCGGACGGGATCTGCTGCTCGGCGCGGCCGACCCGCGACGCGACGGCGCGGCCGTCGGCTACTGA
- a CDS encoding gamma-glutamyltransferase family protein, with translation MFGYEFPYPSRRMPVLARNVVATSQPLAAQAGLAMLYQGGNAVDAALAAAIALTVVEPISNGIGSDAFAIVWDGERLHGLNASGRAPAAWTPDRFADRDQMPLRGWDAVTVPGAVSAWVALSARFGTLGLDRLVAPATRYADEGFLVPPVTARAWARAVPTFAGVAEFAAAFLPEGRAPRPGELFRSPDQGATLRRIAGTEGEAFYRGDLAERIAAHAAANGGLLTADDLAAHRPEWVGTIAQDYRGVALHEIPPNSQGLAALLALGILRHHRPGDHRVDSADALHVQIEATKLALADAARHVADADHVEVSPAALLDRDYLADRADRIDMARAGDPGHGTPRRGGTVYLAAADERGMMVSFIQSNFHGFGSGVVVPATGISMHNRGAGFTVERGHPNEVGGGKRPFHTIIPGLVMDGDQPLMALGVMGGAMQAQGHVQMLVRLRDHGQNPQAAVDAPRWRVMGGRDVAVEVGFPADTLDELAARGHRLTVHDPQTSPLFGGAQLVHRLDDGYLAASDHRKDGQAVGF, from the coding sequence ATGTTCGGCTACGAGTTCCCGTACCCGTCGCGGCGGATGCCGGTCCTCGCGCGCAACGTCGTCGCGACGTCCCAGCCGCTGGCGGCGCAGGCGGGACTCGCCATGCTGTACCAGGGCGGCAACGCCGTCGATGCGGCGCTCGCCGCCGCAATCGCGCTGACGGTCGTCGAACCAATCTCCAACGGCATCGGCTCCGACGCCTTCGCGATCGTCTGGGATGGCGAGCGGCTCCACGGTCTCAACGCGTCCGGTCGCGCGCCGGCGGCGTGGACGCCCGACCGTTTCGCCGACCGCGACCAGATGCCGCTGCGCGGCTGGGATGCCGTGACCGTCCCCGGCGCGGTGTCTGCCTGGGTTGCGCTGTCGGCTCGCTTCGGCACGCTGGGGCTCGACCGGCTGGTCGCGCCGGCGACCCGCTACGCCGACGAGGGCTTCCTGGTTCCACCGGTCACCGCGCGCGCGTGGGCCCGGGCGGTGCCGACGTTCGCCGGCGTGGCTGAGTTCGCCGCGGCCTTCCTCCCTGAGGGACGCGCCCCGCGACCGGGCGAACTGTTCCGCAGCCCTGACCAGGGGGCTACCCTGCGTCGCATCGCCGGGACCGAAGGAGAAGCGTTCTACCGCGGTGACCTCGCTGAGCGGATCGCCGCGCACGCCGCCGCCAACGGTGGCCTGCTCACGGCGGATGACCTCGCGGCCCACCGGCCCGAGTGGGTTGGGACGATCGCGCAGGACTACCGGGGCGTCGCGCTGCACGAGATCCCACCGAACAGCCAGGGGCTGGCCGCGCTGCTCGCGTTGGGCATCCTGCGCCACCACCGGCCGGGAGACCACAGGGTCGACTCAGCCGATGCGCTGCACGTGCAGATCGAGGCGACCAAGCTCGCGTTGGCCGACGCCGCCCGCCACGTGGCCGATGCCGACCACGTCGAGGTGTCACCGGCGGCGCTGCTCGATCGCGATTACCTCGCTGACCGCGCTGACCGGATCGACATGGCGCGCGCCGGTGACCCGGGCCACGGTACGCCGCGCCGCGGCGGCACCGTCTACCTGGCGGCGGCGGACGAGCGCGGGATGATGGTCTCGTTCATCCAGTCGAACTTCCACGGGTTCGGCTCCGGCGTCGTGGTGCCCGCCACGGGGATCAGCATGCACAACCGCGGCGCCGGCTTCACCGTCGAACGCGGCCATCCCAACGAGGTGGGCGGCGGCAAGCGCCCGTTCCACACGATCATCCCCGGTCTCGTGATGGACGGTGACCAGCCGCTGATGGCCCTCGGCGTGATGGGCGGCGCGATGCAGGCCCAGGGCCACGTCCAGATGCTCGTCCGCCTCCGGGATCACGGGCAGAATCCGCAGGCCGCCGTCGATGCCCCGCGCTGGCGCGTGATGGGTGGCCGTGACGTCGCGGTCGAGGTCGGCTTCCCCGCTGACACGCTCGACGAGCTCGCGGCTCGCGGCCACCGGCTCACCGTGCACGACCCGCAGACCAGCCCGCTGTTCGGTGGCGCCCAGCTGGTCCACCGGCTCGACGACGGCTACCTGGCTGCCTCGGATCATCGCAAGGACGGTCAGGCGGTCGGCTTCTAG
- the nth gene encoding endonuclease III produces the protein MRRQVKADRIGVLLDDLYPKPPIPLDHRDPYTLLVAVMLSAQATDAKVNEVTPALFAVADTPEKMAALGPDRIQHLIRTIGLAPTKARNLVGAAARIVEAGGDVLPDWDFLESLPGVGHKTASVVMAQAFGEPAFPVDTHIHRLAGRWGLSKAADVVQTERDLKAVFPRDTWARRHLQIIYFGREHCPARYHDLTACPICGWAATKTRIRAEAMH, from the coding sequence ATGAGGCGCCAGGTGAAGGCCGATCGCATCGGCGTGCTGCTCGACGATCTGTACCCGAAGCCGCCGATCCCGCTCGATCACCGTGACCCGTACACGCTGCTGGTGGCGGTGATGCTGTCGGCGCAGGCCACCGACGCGAAGGTCAACGAGGTCACGCCCGCGCTGTTCGCCGTGGCGGACACGCCGGAGAAGATGGCGGCGCTGGGTCCCGACCGGATCCAGCATCTCATCCGCACGATCGGGCTGGCGCCCACCAAAGCGCGCAACCTGGTGGGAGCCGCCGCCCGGATCGTCGAAGCCGGCGGCGACGTGCTGCCGGACTGGGACTTCCTCGAATCGCTGCCGGGCGTCGGGCACAAGACCGCGAGCGTGGTCATGGCCCAGGCGTTCGGCGAGCCGGCGTTCCCCGTCGACACCCACATCCACCGGCTCGCCGGGCGGTGGGGCCTGTCGAAGGCCGCCGACGTCGTCCAGACCGAGCGCGACCTCAAGGCCGTCTTCCCCAGAGACACGTGGGCGCGACGTCACCTGCAGATCATCTACTTCGGTCGTGAGCACTGCCCGGCCCGGTACCACGACCTGACCGCCTGCCCGATCTGCGGCTGGGCCGCGACGAAGACGCGCATCCGCGCCGAGGCGATGCACTGA
- a CDS encoding VOC family protein yields the protein MQRSDLPAPDSGFVITHFLVVADQDRARDFYVAVLGAQPVVQRDPVILKVANTWVILNAGGPPTDDKPGVTLATPERHDTVSAFMNIRVADIAAFHELTVEAGAEWLTPPIDRGAEIRGYIRDPDGHLIEVGQATGMLDAADG from the coding sequence ATGCAGCGCTCCGATCTGCCCGCACCCGACAGCGGGTTCGTCATCACGCACTTCCTCGTCGTCGCCGACCAGGATCGCGCACGCGACTTCTACGTCGCCGTGCTGGGCGCGCAGCCCGTCGTCCAGCGCGATCCGGTCATCCTCAAGGTCGCCAACACGTGGGTCATCCTCAACGCTGGTGGCCCACCGACCGACGACAAACCCGGCGTCACGCTCGCCACGCCCGAACGTCACGATACCGTCAGCGCCTTCATGAACATCCGCGTCGCCGACATCGCGGCCTTCCACGAGCTGACCGTCGAGGCCGGCGCCGAGTGGCTCACGCCCCCGATCGACCGCGGCGCGGAGATCCGTGGCTACATCCGCGACCCCGACGGTCACCTGATCGAGGTCGGTCAGGCGACCGGCATGCTCGACGCGGCCGACGGCTGA